The segment aaaacaGAGATTGTCCTCATGGAAACTCCAATGTTCATGGCCTCTATCGTCATAGGGTTGCTCATAGGACTTGACAACTACTGTTTCGCATATGGATTAGCTTATCTGCCAGTTTCCACAACATCACTCATCGTCGGGACACAGTTAGGGTTCAATGCTATCTTCTCTTTCTTCATGGTCAAGCAAACGTTCACTCCTTTTTCTATAAACGCCGTCGTTTTGTTAACGGCCGGCACGGGAATCCTGGCCTTACGTGGCGGCGACGGAGAGAGGTCGGCTGACGTGAGCCACAAGGAGTATGTGGTTGGGTTCTTGGTGACTCTCACTGCAGCTGTTCTTTACGCTTTTATATTACCGTTCGTTGAGCTTACTTACAAGAAAGTTCGACAACAAATCACTTTCACACTTGTGTTAGAGATGCAGTTGGTCATGTGCATCGCTGCTTCTTGCTTCTGTATCGTTGGGATGCTTGTAGAAGGCGACTTCAAGGTAAACAAAGAATCTGATCTTTATAGTATAAATATCCGAATGAAACATTCTGTCTTGACcccaaatttttaataataaatatacatagTTGCAGTGTCCTCAAATTatctaattatttaattaagatTAACCTACAAATGTTATGGTCCCTAAATCTCAAATCCGGTCCTGCAAATTAATCATTGTGCAACACttttttgatatatatgttcGGTAGGTTATACCAATAGAAGCAAGAGAGTTCAAGGTAGGAGGAGGATCTGCGTTTTACTACATGTTGATTTTGATGACAGGGATAGTATATCAAGGGTTGTTCTTAGGAGCCATAGGGGTTGTGTTCTGTGCGTCTTCTCTAGCTTCTGGTGTTCTCATAAGTGCTCTTCTTCCGGTGACGGAAGTTTTGGCCGTCGTGTGTTTCCGAGAGAAGTTTCAGGTAGAGAAAGGTGTTGCTCTCCTTCTCTCTTTGTGGGGCTTCGTTTCTTACTTCTACGGCGAGTTTAAATCCGGTAAGAGAATTATCAATAAGACTCAGTTGCAGGAGACAGAACTGCCTCCACTTCCAGTTAGTGTCTCCGCTGTTGCTTGAAGGTCGTTTACGTTTTTATTGTGTATGATTAAACCAATAGTTGTACAAGTAAGtgtaaatgtaaaaaatatttgatatgtaaaataaatcaattacaTAAAGCTTCTTTtcgttttttgaaaaaaatgttgaatttatttttaaaaaatgcttTTGTACATCATGTGTAACATGTTACATACATAAAGCTTCATTACTCACAGAAACCAGAACCATTGTTtcgaagaatcaagaagacaagAATGGCTAGGGCTCTTGTGATCATAAACTGCCATATGAAACTGTAGGGGTCCTATCATAATGCGTTTACTTCAACCATGGTGGCAACATGATTTGGTTCTCTACTTTCCAATTATCTCTtttcctctcttcttctctttacCTTAACCGGCAGGTCCGGCACATAAGTAACAATGGAAGCGAGAATAcaccttgaaaaaaaaaatgttgcgGAGACATGATTTAAATCCGTGACCTGACCTCAAGGTTATGAGCCTTGCGAGCTACCAAACTGCTCTACCCCGCgatgaaacaaaaaaacttgGACTAAACTCTAATAAACAAAGACGAATTGAATGCGCCCCTATTCCATATCTGTACAAATAGAATAGCCTATTCAGACAGAATGGTAAT is part of the Brassica rapa cultivar Chiifu-401-42 chromosome A09, CAAS_Brap_v3.01, whole genome shotgun sequence genome and harbors:
- the LOC103838976 gene encoding purine permease 1 — its product is MKNSLLVLICMILAIGTCGGPLLTRLYYNNGGERIWFMSFISTAGCPVIFIPLVLSFLRRRNRNNSENIEKTEIVLMETPMFMASIVIGLLIGLDNYCFAYGLAYLPVSTTSLIVGTQLGFNAIFSFFMVKQTFTPFSINAVVLLTAGTGILALRGGDGERSADVSHKEYVVGFLVTLTAAVLYAFILPFVELTYKKVRQQITFTLVLEMQLVMCIAASCFCIVGMLVEGDFKVIPIEAREFKVGGGSAFYYMLILMTGIVYQGLFLGAIGVVFCASSLASGVLISALLPVTEVLAVVCFREKFQVEKGVALLLSLWGFVSYFYGEFKSGKRIINKTQLQETELPPLPVSVSAVA